A portion of the Luxibacter massiliensis genome contains these proteins:
- a CDS encoding sugar phosphate isomerase/epimerase family protein, translating to MEQLFGICEWALPCQGSLAIRLASLAGFDGIQLGEAGGRRFSYPLNNPEVQKALAEAARQYHIQLHSLNLGALLSEGTMNYAPSTLKGEYARQSLRFGFLACQKLNIHTIVITASPTSEEAKEHILQHLQYACTLSDTCNIEIALESALPLHQIQEILTQLNGRVKICMDTLNPLRFRTGIPQEQITTFGAELISHFHMKDSLSPLFTPSERGCVLLGSGDAGYSQSVDAIKSIGYQGWIISENYYYLPPMNIGQDFLMLAKKDLHTLKASFQ from the coding sequence ATGGAACAATTATTTGGAATATGCGAATGGGCGCTTCCCTGCCAGGGTTCTCTGGCCATCCGTCTTGCCTCTTTGGCAGGATTTGACGGAATACAGCTCGGGGAGGCCGGGGGAAGGCGATTCAGTTATCCCCTGAACAACCCTGAAGTCCAAAAAGCCTTGGCAGAGGCCGCCAGGCAATATCATATACAACTTCATTCCTTGAATTTAGGAGCCTTACTTTCAGAAGGCACCATGAACTACGCCCCATCTACACTGAAAGGGGAATATGCACGGCAAAGTCTGCGTTTTGGTTTCCTCGCCTGCCAGAAACTTAACATCCATACGATTGTAATCACTGCAAGTCCAACTTCAGAAGAAGCTAAGGAGCATATATTACAGCATTTGCAGTATGCCTGCACGCTGTCTGATACATGTAATATAGAAATAGCGCTGGAATCTGCACTTCCGCTGCATCAAATCCAGGAAATTTTAACCCAGTTAAACGGGCGTGTAAAGATATGTATGGATACTTTAAACCCTCTGAGATTCAGAACCGGTATTCCCCAGGAACAAATCACCACATTTGGGGCAGAACTCATCAGTCATTTTCACATGAAAGACAGTTTATCCCCCCTCTTCACCCCTTCTGAACGCGGATGCGTCCTCCTGGGTTCTGGAGATGCAGGTTATTCTCAATCTGTAGATGCAATTAAAAGTATCGGCTATCAAGGTTGGATCATCTCAGAAAATTACTATTACCTCCCTCCCATGAATATTGGGCAGGACTTCCTGATGTTAGCCAAAAAAGATCTTCATACATTAAAAGCTTCCTTTCAGTAA
- a CDS encoding threonine/serine exporter family protein produces MVMTAGSIFGNIFCSFLGTIAFSVLFNVPRRFYLCCGLTGTAGWLCYCAVLGVASPSTASFLGTAVVVLISRMLAVWKKCPITIFLVSGIFPLIPGTSIYYTAYNLVQGELSEAASMGIGALKVAFAIVLGIVFVVSVPKQWFKFSYWRSRRRGVSENSDL; encoded by the coding sequence ATGGTGATGACCGCAGGAAGTATATTCGGCAATATATTTTGTTCTTTTCTGGGGACTATCGCATTTTCTGTTCTGTTTAATGTTCCCCGGCGGTTTTATCTGTGCTGCGGCCTGACTGGAACAGCAGGATGGCTTTGTTATTGTGCGGTTCTGGGAGTGGCCTCACCGTCCACAGCCTCCTTTTTAGGGACGGCAGTTGTGGTCCTGATATCCAGGATGCTGGCAGTGTGGAAGAAATGTCCTATTACTATTTTCCTTGTCTCCGGCATTTTCCCTCTTATTCCCGGCACAAGCATCTACTATACTGCATATAATCTGGTGCAGGGTGAGCTTTCAGAGGCAGCCAGCATGGGGATAGGGGCGCTCAAGGTGGCCTTTGCCATTGTGCTTGGGATAGTCTTTGTGGTATCGGTGCCTAAACAGTGGTTCAAGTTTTCCTACTGGCGCAGCAGACGGCGCGGCGTCTCAGAAAATTCAGACTTATAG
- the dapF gene encoding diaminopimelate epimerase produces the protein MKIILERYHGLGNDYLVFDPNKNELKLNKSNVEMLCNRNMGLGADGILEGPFIGEKHMSLRIWNPDGSVAEKSGNGVRIFAKYLKDAGYVQKKNYKLTTDGGEVEITYLNEDGSRLRVSMGRLSFWSDEVPVTGERREVINEDMVFGRTLYPVTCVSVGNPHCVIPMREVSRPLVCKIGNYSEVARYFPERINTEIMKVTDNENISIETFERGAGYTMATGTGACAAAGVAYKLGMTGNKVVVHMPGGDLQVEIDRDWNVFMTGEVFYVAQIVLSSEFSERLRAL, from the coding sequence GTGAAAATTATATTAGAACGTTATCATGGTTTAGGAAACGATTATCTGGTTTTTGATCCAAATAAGAATGAGTTAAAATTAAATAAAAGTAATGTAGAGATGCTCTGCAACAGAAATATGGGACTTGGCGCAGACGGAATACTGGAGGGCCCCTTTATCGGAGAAAAGCACATGTCCCTGAGAATCTGGAACCCGGACGGGAGTGTGGCAGAAAAAAGTGGGAATGGCGTGAGGATTTTTGCAAAATATCTAAAAGATGCGGGATATGTCCAGAAGAAGAATTACAAACTGACCACAGACGGGGGAGAAGTGGAGATAACTTATTTAAATGAAGATGGCAGCAGGCTGCGGGTGTCCATGGGAAGGCTGTCCTTCTGGAGTGATGAAGTGCCGGTGACAGGAGAGCGCAGGGAGGTTATCAACGAGGACATGGTGTTTGGGAGAACCCTGTATCCGGTGACATGTGTATCCGTAGGCAACCCCCATTGTGTCATACCTATGCGCGAAGTTTCCCGTCCCCTTGTGTGTAAAATAGGAAATTATTCAGAAGTAGCCAGATATTTTCCAGAGCGGATTAATACAGAAATTATGAAGGTGACAGATAATGAAAATATCTCCATCGAAACCTTTGAGAGAGGAGCCGGCTATACAATGGCAACAGGAACCGGGGCCTGTGCCGCTGCAGGGGTTGCCTATAAGCTGGGAATGACAGGAAATAAAGTGGTTGTTCATATGCCTGGGGGTGATCTGCAGGTCGAGATTGATCGCGACTGGAATGTGTTTATGACAGGGGAAGTGTTCTATGTGGCCCAGATTGTCCTTAGCAGTGAGTTTTCAGAAAGACTGCGGGCGTTATAA
- a CDS encoding ABC transporter permease produces the protein MIRKPDLRKNGLLLLTLLMLAVSALLVPQFANLRNINVIGIGRVPVAMFAMASLIPLAAGEFDISLGYMLGFLMMLGGKMASVGGTALGVFVVIMGASVLLGVLNGLITVVFKIPSTISTLASGMIMYGGSLGLNSGKSFTGVTPDLLLWISKIKIVKLNIAIWLCILTGVAAWLILEHSPLGRYIYAAGHSRRVVSLAGIHTDAVRFASFLMASVIMGFCAVILISQSRNVYPDTGPGYLLPGLAVTFLSTTAHTPGRYNIPGVIWSAALLGIVFNVISILGAPFWAEAVINGAILLGVVLVMNNRKNKN, from the coding sequence ATGATACGGAAACCCGATCTTAGAAAAAACGGCCTGTTACTGCTGACATTACTGATGCTGGCAGTGTCTGCATTGTTGGTGCCCCAGTTTGCGAATCTTAGGAATATAAATGTAATCGGGATAGGCAGGGTACCGGTGGCTATGTTCGCAATGGCGTCTTTAATTCCATTGGCAGCAGGCGAATTTGATATATCACTTGGCTATATGCTGGGATTTCTCATGATGCTGGGCGGGAAGATGGCTTCTGTGGGGGGGACCGCACTGGGAGTGTTTGTAGTTATTATGGGGGCCAGCGTGCTCCTGGGGGTATTAAATGGCTTAATTACTGTTGTGTTTAAGATTCCTTCTACTATTTCCACCCTGGCTTCGGGGATGATTATGTACGGTGGGTCCCTGGGACTTAACAGTGGTAAATCATTTACTGGTGTAACCCCTGATCTGCTGCTGTGGATCAGCAAGATAAAAATTGTAAAGCTGAATATAGCTATTTGGCTCTGTATTCTCACGGGGGTGGCAGCCTGGCTGATCCTGGAACATTCACCTCTGGGAAGGTACATTTATGCAGCAGGCCACTCCAGGCGGGTCGTTTCCCTGGCGGGGATCCATACGGATGCGGTCAGGTTTGCCTCCTTTTTGATGGCCTCTGTGATCATGGGATTTTGTGCAGTAATTTTAATCAGCCAGTCTAGAAATGTATATCCAGATACAGGGCCAGGCTATTTGCTGCCAGGCCTGGCTGTTACATTTTTAAGCACCACGGCCCATACACCGGGCCGATATAATATACCAGGAGTAATCTGGTCAGCAGCCCTCCTGGGAATTGTCTTTAATGTGATCAGTATCCTGGGTGCACCCTTTTGGGCGGAAGCTGTCATAAATGGTGCGATATTGCTGGGGGTTGTCCTAGTTATGAATAATAGAAAAAATAAAAATTGA
- a CDS encoding AraC family transcriptional regulator has protein sequence MQQYNKRGYLNSDFRIFHLKDSISREFDFHYHDFHKITIFIRGKVQYFIEGKSYALKPYDIILVSRNDIHRVQVDSCNAYERIIVYISPSFMDAYKTDEYDLHYCFEKAKKERSNVLRIHNFEKSSLFKTMNRLERSFEDQEYAQSLYRQLLFLEFMIHLNRAAIKNRVEFLDTELYNSKIINIIQYINSHLAEDLSIDRLSGTFYISKYYMMRLFKAETGYTIGNYITYRRLLLARNLISQGMPATQACFASGFHDYSAFSRAYKSEFSETPRRLLRQ, from the coding sequence ATGCAGCAATATAATAAACGTGGATACCTGAACAGCGACTTTAGGATATTCCACCTTAAAGACAGTATATCCAGAGAATTCGACTTCCATTATCATGACTTTCACAAAATCACAATTTTTATCAGGGGCAAAGTGCAATACTTTATAGAAGGGAAATCTTATGCCCTGAAGCCTTATGACATTATTCTGGTAAGCCGCAATGATATCCACCGGGTACAAGTTGACAGCTGTAATGCATATGAAAGAATAATTGTCTATATTTCCCCCAGCTTTATGGATGCCTATAAGACAGACGAATACGACCTGCACTATTGCTTTGAAAAGGCAAAAAAAGAACGTTCCAATGTTCTGCGTATCCACAATTTCGAGAAAAGCTCTCTCTTTAAAACTATGAACCGCCTGGAACGTTCTTTTGAGGACCAGGAGTATGCGCAAAGCCTATACCGCCAACTTTTATTTCTGGAGTTCATGATCCACTTGAACAGAGCCGCCATTAAAAACCGCGTAGAGTTTTTGGACACTGAATTATATAACTCAAAAATCATAAATATTATCCAGTACATCAACAGCCACTTGGCAGAGGACTTAAGCATTGACAGGCTGTCAGGCACCTTTTATATAAGTAAATATTATATGATGCGCCTGTTTAAGGCCGAGACAGGCTATACAATAGGAAATTATATAACGTACCGCCGCCTGCTGCTTGCAAGAAACCTGATATCACAGGGTATGCCTGCCACACAGGCATGTTTTGCTTCTGGTTTTCATGACTACTCTGCTTTCTCCCGGGCCTATAAGTCTGAATTTTCTGAGACGCCGCGCCGTCTGCTGCGCCAGTAG
- a CDS encoding ABC transporter permease, which yields MGKTGIQNGNHGFIEKYGIAGILLVIILVFHLLSDSFLTVQNFSNILMNEVVTGCLALGGIFILTVDEFDLSLGYILCFCMVLGAFLAKLGCTGVAVIPVMVLAGAGCGAINGLIVTKFKVSSFIATMSVGLTLSGITQALSGGGILNTNIPKILTSFSRGKVFWVGYSVILFFILCVIIRFMLNETEFGRHLYAVGISGRTAAYAGIKVGHVRLAAFTCAGLFCGIAAAVLLGQLGAASSAYGTSLLLPAYSVVFLSKASFTPGRINVPGLLAGLLLCALGENGIEIAGAPVWGSYVFQGGILIVSIWISIVLTNKSLRTK from the coding sequence ATGGGTAAGACAGGTATTCAAAATGGAAATCATGGGTTTATAGAAAAATACGGGATAGCCGGGATACTGTTAGTTATTATCCTGGTTTTCCATCTTCTGTCAGACTCCTTCCTTACAGTACAGAATTTCAGCAACATTCTTATGAACGAGGTGGTGACAGGGTGTCTGGCCCTGGGCGGTATTTTTATTTTAACAGTAGATGAATTTGACCTGTCGCTTGGATATATCCTTTGTTTTTGTATGGTATTAGGGGCTTTTCTTGCAAAATTGGGGTGTACCGGGGTGGCGGTGATTCCTGTGATGGTTCTGGCAGGCGCAGGGTGTGGCGCCATAAATGGACTGATTGTTACAAAATTTAAGGTCAGCTCCTTTATTGCCACAATGAGCGTGGGACTGACCCTGTCGGGCATTACGCAGGCGCTGTCCGGCGGGGGGATTCTAAATACAAATATTCCCAAAATACTGACTTCTTTCTCCAGGGGGAAAGTATTCTGGGTCGGATACAGCGTAATTCTGTTCTTTATACTCTGTGTGATTATCCGCTTCATGCTAAATGAGACAGAGTTTGGGAGGCATCTGTATGCGGTTGGGATATCCGGGCGGACAGCCGCCTATGCGGGGATCAAGGTAGGGCATGTACGTCTGGCGGCCTTTACTTGTGCAGGGTTATTTTGCGGTATTGCCGCAGCAGTTCTGTTGGGGCAGCTTGGAGCAGCAAGCTCTGCATACGGCACCTCACTCCTTTTGCCGGCTTACTCGGTTGTTTTTTTGAGTAAGGCGTCCTTTACCCCTGGCAGGATCAATGTGCCAGGACTGCTGGCGGGATTGCTCTTGTGTGCCCTGGGTGAGAATGGGATTGAGATTGCAGGCGCGCCCGTATGGGGAAGTTATGTTTTCCAGGGGGGTATCCTGATTGTGTCTATCTGGATTTCTATTGTTCTGACAAATAAGAGTCTGAGGACAAAGTAA
- a CDS encoding phosphotriesterase family protein, whose translation MKKINTVLGALDTENLGMTLMHEHLGTVDANVWKAFPDWLDRDQFIEYAVGQYKKAKERGIDTIVDVTPLDLGRDIGMIKEVSDKSGIQVVACTGIYGNSYGWHLYKDPDYIASLFIREAEKGIEGTDIKAGVIKCATHGDHINRDDERMLKIIAKVHRETGLPIITHSIGHSGYEQQNVFEAEGVDLSKVVIGHLGDLDDVDYIERVAERGSYLGLDRFSIDTIMPLAVRAKVLKELCDRGYRDKIIVSHDCMCFMDGQDSLHIFGGTWEDFYKQDHEDMEYQYTYVFDYLWPELKKLGLSQDDFDQFLVRTPKAFFEG comes from the coding sequence ATGAAAAAAATTAATACTGTGCTTGGAGCTTTGGATACAGAGAATTTGGGAATGACATTAATGCACGAACATTTGGGGACAGTAGATGCAAATGTGTGGAAAGCTTTCCCGGACTGGCTGGACAGGGATCAGTTTATTGAGTATGCGGTAGGGCAGTATAAAAAAGCTAAGGAACGTGGGATCGATACAATTGTGGATGTGACACCCCTGGATCTGGGAAGAGATATTGGGATGATAAAGGAGGTTTCGGATAAGTCAGGAATACAAGTCGTAGCCTGTACTGGCATTTATGGCAACAGTTATGGCTGGCACCTGTATAAGGATCCAGACTACATAGCTTCTTTGTTTATACGGGAAGCAGAAAAAGGCATTGAGGGGACTGATATTAAGGCAGGCGTGATTAAGTGTGCAACTCATGGGGATCATATAAACCGGGATGATGAGAGGATGCTGAAAATTATTGCCAAGGTCCACAGGGAGACAGGACTGCCTATCATTACTCATTCCATAGGGCACTCCGGGTATGAGCAGCAAAATGTATTTGAGGCAGAAGGCGTGGACTTGAGTAAGGTGGTCATAGGGCACTTGGGAGATCTGGATGATGTGGATTATATAGAAAGGGTTGCAGAGAGGGGAAGTTATCTGGGGTTGGACAGGTTCAGCATTGACACCATTATGCCTCTTGCAGTCAGGGCGAAAGTCCTCAAAGAACTCTGCGACAGAGGATACAGGGATAAAATCATTGTAAGCCATGACTGTATGTGCTTTATGGACGGGCAGGACAGCCTGCATATTTTTGGGGGGACATGGGAGGATTTTTATAAGCAGGACCATGAGGATATGGAATACCAATATACGTATGTGTTTGACTATCTTTGGCCTGAATTAAAGAAACTGGGACTGAGCCAGGACGATTTTGACCAATTTTTAGTACGTACACCAAAGGCGTTTTTTGAAGGATAG
- a CDS encoding ATP-binding cassette domain-containing protein, whose amino-acid sequence MSVGIKHISVSFGNVTVLKDVSLDIEDGIILGVLGANGSGKSTLIKVLTGIYHPDEAEGREIRIGDKTCPDIPDSGRAYEMGVRAVHQESPLIEDFTVAECIAAFKGYPVKGGRIDWKAIREYALGLLSIYEIDLNVEETVRNLSAAQRNMLAIAIAIGMGEEIGSTSLLILDESEASIPENEAGFFLERVKMVAEKGIPVIMISHRLKSVLKYCDQVAILNDGELVFHGKTGDITEDVIVSKMLSRDGNKGTYEDTAGKNTLAGLWDVLKRKTCYTPGEEVLRAENLGYHKLKQCSFELYAGDILGIVGVADSGIQEIPWLLSGAYNRRSGEIYVEKRQLPRRMSVKKAIQRGITLLPCDRPRSGGIMECSARENILLPDEKKYWGRKQLTEKTLEMMQDIFDIRPAGSFEKSFGTFSGGNQQKAIMAKWMSLKPKVFVLDDPTYGVDPNSRQRLFELIKEAAGQGMGIIIFSTEPEQLADLCTRILVIRDGRAAGQIQKKDGVLEREMIARWSYL is encoded by the coding sequence ATGTCTGTAGGAATCAAGCATATTTCTGTATCTTTTGGCAATGTAACTGTACTTAAGGATGTGAGTCTGGATATAGAGGATGGAATCATATTAGGGGTGCTGGGGGCAAACGGGAGCGGTAAATCTACTTTGATTAAGGTACTGACAGGGATTTACCATCCTGATGAAGCAGAGGGCAGGGAAATACGGATTGGAGATAAAACGTGTCCGGACATCCCAGATTCCGGCAGGGCCTATGAAATGGGGGTGCGCGCCGTCCATCAGGAAAGTCCTCTGATAGAGGATTTTACAGTTGCCGAATGTATTGCCGCCTTTAAGGGGTATCCTGTTAAGGGCGGAAGGATCGACTGGAAAGCAATCCGGGAATATGCCCTGGGCCTGTTAAGCATATATGAGATTGACTTAAATGTAGAAGAGACAGTGCGCAATTTAAGTGCGGCCCAGAGGAATATGCTGGCCATTGCAATTGCAATTGGCATGGGGGAAGAAATTGGGAGTACAAGCCTGCTTATTTTGGATGAGTCGGAGGCTTCTATCCCTGAGAATGAGGCGGGGTTTTTCCTGGAACGTGTAAAAATGGTGGCAGAAAAAGGGATTCCGGTTATTATGATAAGCCATAGGCTGAAATCTGTCTTAAAATATTGCGACCAGGTTGCCATACTCAATGACGGGGAACTTGTCTTTCATGGAAAAACAGGAGATATTACAGAAGATGTAATTGTCAGCAAGATGCTGAGCCGGGATGGAAATAAGGGAACATATGAGGACACAGCTGGGAAGAATACTTTGGCCGGACTGTGGGATGTATTAAAGCGAAAGACTTGCTATACACCGGGGGAAGAAGTGCTGCGGGCTGAAAATTTGGGATATCATAAACTGAAGCAGTGTTCCTTTGAACTTTATGCAGGGGATATCCTGGGGATAGTAGGAGTTGCTGACAGTGGAATACAAGAAATTCCCTGGCTGTTAAGCGGGGCATACAACCGCCGCAGCGGGGAGATTTATGTGGAGAAAAGGCAGCTTCCCAGACGTATGAGCGTAAAGAAGGCTATACAGAGAGGCATTACACTTCTGCCTTGTGACCGGCCCAGGTCTGGCGGGATTATGGAGTGCTCTGCAAGAGAAAATATATTGCTTCCGGATGAAAAGAAATATTGGGGAAGGAAACAGCTGACAGAGAAGACTTTGGAAATGATGCAGGATATATTTGATATCAGGCCTGCAGGCAGTTTTGAAAAAAGTTTTGGGACTTTTTCAGGGGGGAACCAGCAGAAGGCCATTATGGCAAAGTGGATGAGCTTGAAACCAAAAGTATTTGTGCTGGATGACCCAACCTATGGAGTAGACCCAAATTCCAGGCAGAGGCTGTTTGAGCTAATAAAGGAGGCGGCGGGACAGGGGATGGGAATTATTATATTTTCCACTGAACCGGAGCAGTTAGCTGATCTGTGTACCCGGATCCTGGTTATCCGGGATGGCAGGGCTGCAGGGCAGATACAGAAGAAGGATGGCGTTTTAGAACGAGAAATGATTGCGAGGTGGAGCTATTTATGA
- a CDS encoding aldo/keto reductase, whose protein sequence is MRYKPFGNTDLKLSELALGTWAIGGTGWGDVNEKDSIAAILTMVEQGVNLIDTAPSYGRGHSEEVVGKAIASCRDKVTLLTKCGIRWPEEAKYGASQPIRDSSKAAILKQCEESLTRLGTDHIDIYLIHWPDANTPFEETAEALNTLKQQGKILYTGISNFEDNDLSSLYSLGVIDVVQFPYSMVNRSKEDILKKYAQKGVYTMGYGGLGAGILTGAIRELPKFEAGDARLGFYDFFEEPKFSKVMELLKTLDAIAGEHNVPVAQVAVNWTTHHPYIGASLTGVRNPKEALENCAAFDWSLSEEEMQVINQAIVDAGI, encoded by the coding sequence ATGCGCTACAAACCATTTGGAAACACAGACCTGAAACTCTCTGAACTTGCTCTGGGAACCTGGGCCATAGGAGGTACTGGCTGGGGTGATGTAAATGAAAAGGATTCTATAGCAGCCATTTTGACTATGGTAGAACAAGGTGTGAACCTCATTGATACGGCCCCAAGTTATGGACGGGGACATTCTGAGGAGGTGGTTGGAAAGGCCATCGCCTCCTGCAGGGATAAAGTCACACTGCTGACTAAATGCGGTATCCGCTGGCCGGAAGAAGCAAAGTATGGCGCTTCACAACCCATCAGGGACAGCAGCAAGGCGGCTATTCTCAAACAATGTGAAGAATCTCTTACACGGCTGGGGACAGACCACATAGATATTTATCTTATTCACTGGCCCGATGCCAACACACCTTTCGAGGAGACAGCAGAGGCCCTAAACACCCTAAAGCAGCAGGGAAAAATCCTTTATACGGGAATTTCAAACTTTGAGGACAATGACCTGTCCAGCCTCTATAGCCTGGGAGTTATTGATGTAGTGCAGTTCCCTTATTCCATGGTCAACCGCTCGAAAGAAGACATACTGAAAAAATATGCTCAAAAGGGGGTTTATACAATGGGTTATGGCGGACTGGGAGCCGGCATACTCACCGGCGCCATCCGTGAACTTCCCAAATTTGAGGCAGGAGACGCCCGCCTTGGTTTCTACGACTTCTTCGAAGAACCTAAATTTTCTAAGGTTATGGAACTTCTCAAAACACTGGATGCCATTGCCGGGGAACACAATGTCCCCGTTGCCCAGGTAGCAGTCAACTGGACTACCCACCACCCATATATTGGCGCCTCCCTCACCGGAGTGCGGAACCCAAAGGAGGCCTTGGAAAATTGCGCTGCTTTTGACTGGTCACTCTCAGAGGAAGAGATGCAGGTTATCAATCAGGCAATTGTGGACGCAGGGATTTAA
- a CDS encoding sugar ABC transporter substrate-binding protein — translation MKKAGICIVICMMLLVLSGCDALIELPDELEAEKGQTASIEETVFEGPTEKAKAPQGVKAALVPAQASLSGCIIPCEAIEEIGERYKWDVQMFDGKGTPDEQNAAIMNAVAWDADIIITISLDARSVQQGIQAANAAGIPIVSGSNGTDDPNPRLNLEDEGLVDFLYDVGPDYKMLGEDMSAWMEENKEGTGEVVVYSCPGSYSVEYFEEGLLEGLKSTGLEVDDELQMFTFEQMGDELNRMVIGYVTANPGTEFIFLPFDPAAVSVTEALETAGIQDVKVCGVLGNPEMISLIRQGTVAACTAAYDNVYLGYAVADQAIRVLNGQELSEPRGENLPGQIIDITNLPQEGEAWTPNMNYKDEFYKLWE, via the coding sequence ATGAAGAAGGCAGGTATATGTATAGTAATATGTATGATGTTGCTGGTACTGTCCGGATGTGATGCACTCATAGAGCTCCCGGATGAGCTGGAGGCAGAAAAAGGGCAGACTGCCAGCATAGAAGAAACGGTGTTTGAAGGGCCTACAGAGAAAGCAAAAGCACCTCAGGGGGTAAAGGCGGCGCTTGTCCCGGCCCAGGCATCCCTGTCAGGTTGTATTATCCCGTGTGAAGCAATTGAGGAGATTGGCGAAAGGTACAAATGGGATGTGCAGATGTTCGACGGTAAGGGGACGCCGGATGAGCAAAATGCAGCTATCATGAATGCTGTTGCATGGGATGCAGATATTATTATTACAATATCGCTGGATGCAAGAAGTGTGCAGCAGGGCATTCAGGCTGCAAATGCGGCAGGGATCCCAATTGTCAGTGGATCCAATGGGACGGATGACCCTAACCCCAGGCTGAACTTAGAGGACGAAGGTCTGGTGGATTTCTTATATGATGTAGGTCCTGATTATAAAATGCTGGGGGAGGATATGTCAGCATGGATGGAGGAAAACAAAGAAGGCACGGGGGAGGTTGTCGTCTATAGCTGTCCGGGGTCTTATTCTGTAGAGTATTTCGAGGAAGGACTGTTGGAGGGACTGAAATCAACGGGCCTTGAAGTCGATGATGAGCTGCAAATGTTTACTTTCGAGCAGATGGGGGATGAGCTGAACCGAATGGTAATCGGGTATGTGACGGCCAATCCGGGGACAGAATTTATTTTCCTGCCCTTTGATCCTGCCGCTGTCAGCGTAACGGAGGCCCTTGAGACAGCAGGGATACAGGATGTCAAGGTGTGCGGAGTCTTGGGGAACCCGGAGATGATATCTTTGATACGTCAGGGGACAGTTGCCGCGTGTACGGCTGCATATGATAATGTTTATCTTGGTTATGCAGTGGCGGACCAGGCTATCCGGGTTCTGAATGGACAAGAATTGTCAGAACCGCGGGGAGAAAATCTGCCCGGCCAGATTATTGATATTACGAACCTTCCTCAGGAAGGGGAAGCATGGACTCCCAATATGAATTATAAGGACGAATTTTATAAACTTTGGGAATAG
- a CDS encoding alcohol dehydrogenase catalytic domain-containing protein: protein MRALVYDKPGRENGSIREIPVPECKSGQVLVKIMSCGICKPAERSHDLNGSVLGRYPAVPGHEMAGIIEKTGDKVRSLKPGMPVTIDNGVPCKTCSYCRKGEYAFCENFGSMGHNLQGGMAEYVVADEDKVYILPEGVSFDEAAVCELVGCALRAVERSRVSMGDHVLILGAGASGNILTQLFLGSGASSVAVTDRVAGKLKILKEKGAVVYQAEEGQESRVFGKIEEDFPEGFDIIVDACGSPEFSRDALGSLKRGGTFVGYSFPNGELKELPLPVAQFIVNEWTYAGSTFNSEFETCLELIRSGKVDCKCLITGHYLLEQYFEALDINLRDSESLKIIIHPNGYTG, encoded by the coding sequence ATGAGGGCGTTAGTATACGATAAGCCGGGCAGGGAAAACGGCAGTATACGGGAGATTCCCGTGCCGGAATGTAAAAGTGGGCAAGTACTGGTCAAAATTATGTCCTGCGGCATATGTAAGCCTGCGGAGAGGAGCCATGACCTGAATGGATCGGTTCTGGGCAGATATCCGGCGGTGCCTGGACATGAGATGGCCGGAATCATTGAGAAAACCGGGGATAAGGTAAGGTCCCTTAAGCCAGGGATGCCTGTCACAATCGACAATGGTGTTCCCTGTAAAACATGTAGTTACTGCAGAAAAGGTGAGTATGCCTTCTGTGAAAATTTTGGGTCCATGGGGCATAATCTGCAGGGGGGCATGGCAGAGTATGTTGTAGCAGATGAAGACAAGGTATATATCCTGCCCGAGGGAGTATCCTTTGATGAGGCTGCAGTATGTGAACTTGTAGGATGTGCACTGCGGGCTGTGGAGAGAAGCCGTGTAAGTATGGGGGATCATGTGCTGATCCTGGGCGCCGGGGCCAGCGGCAATATACTAACCCAGCTGTTTCTCGGCTCAGGGGCCTCATCAGTGGCAGTGACAGACCGGGTGGCCGGCAAGCTGAAAATACTGAAAGAAAAAGGGGCCGTCGTATATCAGGCAGAAGAAGGACAAGAGAGTAGGGTATTCGGCAAAATAGAAGAGGATTTTCCAGAAGGGTTTGATATTATTGTGGATGCATGTGGCAGTCCTGAATTTTCAAGAGATGCCCTTGGGTCTTTAAAAAGAGGGGGTACGTTTGTAGGATATTCTTTCCCCAATGGAGAGTTAAAGGAACTGCCTCTTCCAGTGGCACAGTTTATTGTCAATGAGTGGACGTATGCCGGGTCTACTTTTAACAGTGAATTTGAAACATGTTTAGAGCTTATCAGGAGCGGGAAAGTGGACTGCAAATGTCTGATTACAGGCCATTATCTGCTGGAACAATATTTTGAAGCGTTAGACATTAATCTTAGAGACAGTGAGTCCCTCAAAATTATTATACACCCTAATGGATATACTGGCTGA